The following coding sequences are from one Hydra vulgaris chromosome 04, alternate assembly HydraT2T_AEP window:
- the LOC100205659 gene encoding sodium/bile acid cotransporter 7: MTKIKMLLRSVLKNWFLIGIVVFIFVAHQMPWIGVNNGPLYPQFTIKYLAVIVIFFNSGLSLRPDDLSSAFFNCKIHLLIQLFTFFFIPVFMYLIVEFLKSITNVNEYLLRGILVVSCMPPPVSSAVIITKSIGGNEASAVFNSALGSFLGIFITPVTLFGFVGVSGSIPIMQIVTQLTITVVIPLILGQVVRGYVKSWLERKKPPLSGIGSFMLLLIIFGAFCDTFSSNMEGLGFSDLLFVIMFILAMQLLLLRVIFVLSTKLSFSKEDVVAVMFCSTHKSLTLGIPILKIVYMNDPFLPFLCIPLLIYHPCQILLGGFLVPHVKSWLYGKRRSFARGV; the protein is encoded by the coding sequence atgacaaaaattaaaatgttattaagaaGTGTGTTAAAAAACTGGTTCCTTATTGGAATTGTTGTCTTTATTTTTGTGGCCCACCAGATGCCATGGATCGGAGTGAACAATGGGCCACTGTATCCACAGTTTACAATTAAATATCTAGCtgtaattgttatattttttaatagcgGATTGTCTTTAAGACCCGATGATCTAAGTTCTGCATTCTTCAATTGCAAAATACATTTGTTGATTCAactatttacctttttttttataccagtatttatgtatttaattgttgagtttttaaaatcaataacaaaCGTAAACGAGTATCTTCTACGAGGGATTCTTGTTGTCAGCTGCATGCCACCTCCAGTTTCATCAGCAGTTATTATCACAAAGTCTATTGGAGGAAATGAAGCAAGTGCTGTATTCAATTCTGCACTTGGAAGTTTTCTTGGTATATTTATAACTCCTGTAACTCTCTTTGGATTTGTAGGAGTTTCTGGGTCAATTCCCATAATGCAAATTGTTACACAGCTAACTATTACTGTTGTTATTCCTCTTATACTTGGTCAAGTGGTTAGAGGTTATGTTAAAAGTTGGCTTGAAAGAAAAAAGCCCCCTTTGAGTGGAATTGGAAGTTTTATGTTGCTGCTTATTATTTTTGGAGCATTTTGTGACACATTTTCAAGTAATATGGAAGGACTTGGCTTTTCAGATCTATTATTTGTGATAATGTTCATTTTAGCTATGCAGTTATTATTGCTTCGTGTGATATTTGTTTTAAGCACAAAGTTGAGTTTTTCAAAAGAAGATGTTGTTGCTGTTATGTTTTGTTCAACTCATAAATCTTTAACGCTTGGAattcctattttaaaaatagtctaTATGAATGATCCTTTCCTTCCATTTCTTTGCATACCGCTTTTGATTTATCATCCATGTCAAATTTTATTAGGAGGTTTTTTAGTTCCTCATGTTAAAAGTTGGCTATATGGAAAAAGACGTAGTTTTGCACGTGGTGTTTAA